A DNA window from Desulfovibrio desulfuricans DSM 642 contains the following coding sequences:
- the lepB gene encoding signal peptidase I, with amino-acid sequence MAMLLQSQRPPKPLWREYGEALFVALILALVIRTFVVQAFKIPSESMVKTLLVGDHLLASKFSYGIKIPFTHSYIYKGSDPVKGDIIIFEYPNDPSVDYIKRIIGTPGDTIEVRNKQLFRNGEPVKEAYIRFTEPDRIQPVRDNFGPITVPADKYFVMGDNRDNSMDSRFWGLVDRSAIRAKAWRIYWSWGGLGDIRWDRIGKAVQ; translated from the coding sequence ATGGCAATGCTTCTGCAATCACAGCGCCCCCCCAAACCCCTGTGGCGGGAATACGGCGAAGCTCTGTTCGTCGCGCTTATCTTGGCTCTGGTCATCCGCACCTTTGTGGTGCAGGCATTCAAGATTCCTTCGGAATCCATGGTTAAAACCCTGCTTGTGGGCGATCACCTGCTGGCAAGCAAGTTTTCCTACGGCATCAAGATTCCCTTTACCCACTCCTACATTTACAAGGGGAGCGACCCGGTCAAGGGCGACATTATCATTTTTGAATACCCCAATGATCCCAGCGTGGACTACATCAAGCGCATCATTGGAACGCCCGGCGACACCATTGAGGTGCGCAACAAGCAGCTGTTCCGCAACGGCGAGCCGGTAAAGGAAGCCTACATCCGCTTTACCGAGCCTGACCGCATCCAGCCGGTGCGCGACAATTTTGGCCCTATTACCGTGCCCGCAGACAAGTATTTTGTCATGGGCGACAACCGCGACAACTCGATGGATTCGCGCTTCTGGGGCCTCGTGGACCGCAGCGCCATACGCGCCAAAGCCTGGCGCATCTATTGGTCGTGGGGCGGTCTGGGCGATATCCGCTGGGATCGCATCGGCAAGGCCGTGCAATAG
- a CDS encoding YifB family Mg chelatase-like AAA ATPase: MVVRLNSGGVEGVDAYPVELEVDFVRQGLPGFTMVGLAETAVREAKDRVFAALRACGFKLPPARITVNLAPAWRRKSGASYDLPLAVGLLAAAGIIPAEPLQGMYLAGELSLNGALRPVSGVLPLALLARQQGAAGLVVPPGNGAEAAVVRGLKVFAPEGLGRCAAFLAGAEPLEPLCEPVPDMLEAPAYRQDYAEVKGQEAAKRALEVAAAGGHNVLLIGPPGSGKTMLAQRLPTILPPLDFEESLEVTKIYSVSGKLPPEAGLMRVRPFRAPHHTISDVALVGGGGYPRPGEVSLAHRGVLFLDELPEFRKTALEALRQPLEGGVAAIARAAHSVNFPAACMLVAAMNPCPCGYYGDPTHQCTCREEQRVRYQSRLSGPMLDRIDVHVEVPAVAYADFRGAGRGASSAQMRERVLKARSTQRARYGSDGPRCNAELSGALLDQHCALDAEGHALMEGAVNRLSLSARACARVLRMARTIADLDDAASIATRHLAEAVSLRVLDRG; the protein is encoded by the coding sequence ATGGTTGTCCGTTTGAACAGCGGCGGGGTTGAAGGTGTGGATGCCTACCCCGTGGAACTGGAAGTGGACTTCGTGCGGCAGGGGCTGCCCGGCTTCACCATGGTGGGGCTGGCGGAAACAGCGGTGCGCGAGGCCAAGGACAGGGTCTTTGCCGCCTTGCGGGCCTGCGGCTTCAAGCTGCCCCCGGCGCGGATTACGGTAAACCTTGCACCGGCTTGGCGGCGCAAGAGCGGCGCAAGCTATGACCTGCCGCTGGCCGTTGGGTTGCTGGCCGCTGCGGGGATTATACCTGCGGAGCCTTTACAGGGAATGTATCTTGCGGGCGAACTTTCTCTCAACGGGGCGTTGCGCCCGGTGAGCGGCGTGTTGCCTCTGGCCCTGCTGGCGCGCCAGCAGGGAGCCGCAGGGTTGGTGGTTCCCCCTGGCAACGGCGCGGAAGCTGCGGTGGTTCGCGGGCTCAAGGTGTTTGCGCCCGAGGGGCTTGGCCGCTGCGCGGCCTTTCTGGCTGGTGCGGAGCCGCTTGAGCCTCTGTGCGAACCCGTGCCCGATATGCTTGAAGCACCTGCCTACAGGCAGGATTATGCCGAAGTTAAAGGCCAGGAGGCCGCCAAACGTGCGCTGGAAGTGGCCGCAGCTGGCGGCCACAACGTGCTGCTCATAGGCCCGCCCGGCAGCGGCAAAACCATGCTGGCTCAGCGCCTGCCTACCATTCTGCCGCCGCTGGACTTTGAAGAATCTCTGGAAGTCACAAAGATTTACAGCGTGTCGGGCAAGCTGCCGCCCGAGGCCGGACTTATGCGTGTGCGGCCCTTTCGCGCGCCGCACCACACCATATCCGATGTGGCGCTGGTGGGCGGCGGGGGCTACCCGCGCCCCGGCGAGGTAAGTCTTGCCCACCGAGGGGTGTTGTTTCTGGACGAACTGCCCGAATTTCGCAAAACAGCCCTTGAGGCGTTGCGCCAGCCTCTGGAAGGCGGCGTGGCTGCCATTGCGCGCGCCGCGCACAGTGTGAACTTTCCCGCTGCCTGCATGCTTGTGGCAGCCATGAATCCCTGTCCATGCGGCTATTACGGCGACCCCACGCACCAGTGCACCTGCCGCGAGGAACAACGGGTGCGCTATCAGTCACGCCTTTCCGGCCCCATGCTTGACCGCATTGACGTGCATGTGGAAGTGCCTGCTGTGGCCTATGCGGATTTTCGCGGTGCAGGCCGAGGCGCTTCGTCCGCGCAGATGCGCGAACGCGTGCTCAAGGCTCGATCAACCCAGCGGGCGCGCTACGGCAGCGACGGGCCACGCTGCAATGCGGAACTTTCCGGCGCGTTGCTCGATCAGCATTGCGCGCTGGATGCCGAAGGCCATGCCCTGATGGAGGGCGCGGTCAACCGTCTTTCCCTCTCCGCACGGGCATGCGCCAGAGTGCTGCGCATGGCCCGGACCATTGCCGATCTGGACGATGCCGCCAGCATTGCCACGCGGCACCTGGCCGAAGCTGTGTCGCTCCGGGTGCTGGACAGAGGCTGA
- a CDS encoding MarR family winged helix-turn-helix transcriptional regulator, with protein MENDMLEKSYIPFQCLVINTLNRFNVEGITTAQYEILDALVANGSKTTTELATLRGISQSGTSKLTKRLLDKNHIVQKKSGTDRRSYDISITPEGRDFLNRAEKFRKELLLTIEAALSEQERETFATLCRKIVASSAKGKEKA; from the coding sequence ATGGAAAACGATATGTTGGAAAAATCGTACATCCCTTTTCAATGTTTGGTAATCAACACTCTTAACCGATTCAATGTGGAAGGCATCACCACCGCGCAATACGAAATTTTGGATGCCCTGGTCGCGAACGGCAGCAAAACCACCACGGAACTGGCCACCCTGCGTGGAATTTCGCAATCTGGCACGTCCAAGCTTACCAAAAGGCTTTTGGATAAAAATCATATTGTGCAAAAGAAAAGCGGAACCGACAGGCGCAGTTACGACATATCAATCACTCCCGAGGGAAGAGATTTTCTTAACAGGGCGGAAAAATTCAGAAAAGAACTGCTGCTCACTATCGAAGCCGCCTTGTCGGAACAGGAACGCGAAACCTTTGCGACCCTTTGCCGCAAAATCGTAGCTTCGTCCGCCAAGGGAAAGGAAAAGGCGTAA
- a CDS encoding SDR family NAD(P)-dependent oxidoreductase, with protein sequence MKFRGNIAIVTGASTGVGEAIAQELYGRGLTVVITARDSAAIEATARNMDPSGQRVFPMIADVKDHISVKNLIDSIMERWGRIDYLVNNAGITGPHGVSICDYDVEDWQEVIQTDLSGVFYGMKYAIPAMLRNGGGAVVNLSAVNGMVGIPGIAPYTCAKHGVVGLTQSVALEFAEKGIRVNALAPGYVDTPRMKELPEGVRQMMAESHPMKRMAKPEEVGKLAAFLLSDEASFITGGCYTVDGGYTAQ encoded by the coding sequence ATGAAATTTAGGGGCAATATCGCCATAGTTACAGGCGCTTCCACCGGCGTTGGCGAAGCCATCGCTCAGGAGCTTTATGGCCGTGGGCTTACAGTGGTTATAACGGCCAGGGACAGTGCGGCTATCGAGGCCACGGCACGGAACATGGATCCATCCGGACAACGCGTTTTCCCCATGATTGCAGATGTCAAAGACCACATTTCCGTCAAAAACTTGATTGATTCCATCATGGAGCGCTGGGGAAGAATTGACTATCTTGTGAACAATGCGGGTATAACCGGGCCGCATGGCGTCTCCATATGCGATTATGATGTGGAAGACTGGCAGGAAGTTATCCAGACGGATCTGAGCGGCGTTTTTTATGGGATGAAGTATGCTATCCCCGCCATGCTCAGGAACGGAGGTGGCGCGGTGGTCAATCTTTCCGCCGTCAACGGCATGGTGGGGATTCCGGGGATTGCCCCTTACACTTGCGCCAAACATGGCGTTGTGGGACTGACCCAATCTGTTGCGCTGGAATTTGCAGAAAAAGGTATACGTGTAAACGCTCTGGCCCCAGGCTATGTTGATACCCCCCGGATGAAAGAGTTGCCGGAAGGCGTTCGGCAGATGATGGCGGAATCTCACCCCATGAAACGGATGGCGAAACCGGAAGAGGTGGGCAAACTGGCGGCTTTTTTGCTTTCAGATGAAGCATCGTTCATTACAGGCGGTTGTTATACTGTAGACGGTGGCTACACTGCGCAATAG
- a CDS encoding D-alanyl-D-alanine carboxypeptidase family protein: MTSTRRFCLPLRTLFAIAALLCAALLSHPGAAFSAPPIPPQSSLGVCSAILYDLDRDAILFEQNADQRIPPASLTKIMSMFLAMDQINSGLARSDNTTTISRNAARTGGSRMGLNENEQVTLDQLLTGMAVSSGNDASTAMAEYVGGSVPAFINMMNAKARDLGMRDSYFVNPHGLPAKGQYTTARDMLTLARAYLHAYPDALRFHNTHVLNYRGRVTWNKNPLLGQYPGADGLKTGWINASGYNLVFTALKGDKRLLAVIMGAPDSQIRSIEAFRLLDAGFEVCNSEAPTVLAALDTLPREKYHPDIRKNAREAYHQFAGNDRGEGTQTVHRAKATNHSKQAKATKTAKNKKKNVEKVARQRGNDNDGQAARRVANNAS, translated from the coding sequence ATGACCAGCACCCGTCGTTTTTGCCTGCCGCTCCGCACGCTCTTTGCTATCGCCGCCCTGCTTTGTGCAGCTCTTCTGTCACACCCCGGCGCTGCGTTTTCGGCCCCGCCCATTCCGCCGCAAAGTTCCCTTGGCGTCTGCTCCGCCATTTTATACGACCTTGACCGCGACGCCATACTGTTTGAGCAAAATGCCGACCAGCGCATTCCCCCTGCCTCGCTGACCAAGATCATGTCCATGTTTCTTGCCATGGATCAGATCAATTCCGGCCTGGCCCGCAGTGACAATACTACCACGATCAGCCGCAATGCGGCCCGCACCGGCGGCTCGCGCATGGGCCTCAACGAGAACGAGCAGGTTACGCTTGACCAGCTCCTTACGGGCATGGCTGTTTCTTCCGGCAACGACGCCAGCACGGCCATGGCCGAATATGTGGGCGGCTCCGTGCCCGCGTTCATCAACATGATGAACGCCAAGGCCCGCGATCTGGGCATGCGCGACAGTTACTTTGTCAATCCGCACGGCCTCCCGGCCAAGGGGCAGTACACCACCGCGCGCGACATGCTGACCCTTGCCCGCGCCTATCTGCATGCATACCCCGATGCGCTGCGCTTCCATAACACCCATGTGCTAAACTACCGGGGCCGCGTCACCTGGAACAAAAATCCCCTCCTTGGGCAGTACCCTGGCGCGGACGGCCTTAAAACCGGCTGGATCAACGCCTCGGGCTATAATCTGGTTTTCACGGCGCTCAAGGGCGACAAACGCCTGCTGGCCGTTATCATGGGCGCGCCCGATTCGCAGATCCGCAGCATTGAAGCCTTCCGCCTGCTGGATGCCGGTTTTGAGGTATGCAACAGCGAGGCTCCCACAGTGCTGGCTGCTCTGGATACCTTGCCGCGCGAAAAGTATCACCCCGACATTCGCAAAAATGCCCGCGAGGCTTACCACCAGTTTGCCGGAAATGACCGGGGCGAGGGCACGCAGACCGTACACCGCGCCAAGGCCACCAACCACAGCAAGCAGGCCAAGGCAACCAAAACGGCCAAGAACAAAAAGAAAAACGTGGAAAAAGTCGCCCGCCAGCGCGGCAATGACAATGACGGACAGGCAGCCCGACGCGTTGCCAACAACGCAAGCTAA
- a CDS encoding SAM-dependent methyltransferase, translating into MDIPRIFTITEGEHRIHNPYTSEKLATLGAALRLKPGTRVLDLGSGSGEMLCTWARDYGITGLGIDMSPLFCGQARLRAQELGVASQVEFVHADAAGYVAAEKVDLAACVGATWIGGGVAGTIELLKQSLCPGGIILIGEPYWRCMPPTEDIARGCGATAIADFLPLPGLIECFGNFGYDVVEMVLANQDGWDRYEAAKWLTMRRWLEANPDDDFAQEIRSQLTSEPKRYAMYTREYLGWGVFALMAR; encoded by the coding sequence TTGGACATCCCCCGTATTTTCACCATCACGGAAGGCGAACACCGCATCCATAATCCTTATACGTCAGAAAAGCTTGCTACCCTCGGCGCGGCGTTGCGGCTCAAACCGGGAACCCGCGTGCTCGACCTTGGCAGCGGCTCGGGCGAAATGCTCTGCACATGGGCGCGTGACTACGGCATCACAGGCCTTGGCATAGACATGAGCCCGCTGTTTTGCGGGCAGGCACGGCTCCGCGCGCAAGAGCTGGGCGTTGCCAGTCAGGTGGAGTTTGTCCATGCTGACGCCGCAGGTTACGTTGCGGCTGAAAAGGTTGATCTGGCCGCCTGCGTTGGGGCCACATGGATAGGCGGCGGCGTTGCGGGCACCATTGAGCTTTTGAAGCAAAGCCTTTGCCCTGGCGGGATCATCCTCATTGGCGAGCCGTACTGGCGCTGTATGCCGCCCACGGAAGACATTGCCAGAGGCTGCGGCGCAACTGCCATTGCCGACTTTCTCCCCCTGCCTGGGCTCATAGAATGCTTTGGCAACTTCGGCTATGATGTTGTGGAAATGGTTCTGGCAAATCAGGATGGCTGGGACAGGTACGAAGCTGCCAAGTGGCTGACCATGCGGCGTTGGCTTGAGGCGAACCCGGATGACGACTTTGCCCAAGAAATTCGCAGCCAGTTGACCAGCGAGCCAAAGCGGTACGCCATGTATACGCGCGAGTACCTTGGCTGGGGCGTGTTTGCACTCATGGCGCGGTAG
- a CDS encoding methyl-accepting chemotaxis protein: protein MNISVKFKALLLVSTMMLVSLGGYALLLLNMATMEQEYNEQTKTAVEQSIRTEAEKVNTYMALVQEGAAAIAIAGQNLRHVQQGHEADLADDVAAMLKASLTRYPEASGCGLWFEPGAFRADQRYYGPYAYWDKGKIEMTMEYSTPEYDYPRQPWYTQAIPEQWDRSKKRQDSVYWSAPYLDETSHKLMITVAGIMHDRQERIVGVSTLDVSLENLRKTVDGIRITPNSRAFAVDCRSGLIAAFPADSALLLQPVAKLPFNGAKNELTTTAPGSLAQYTLMVSGQPTTVFYSVSPTGMGLGIAIPDAELFAEARQLAESNRHTAMGAVGILLVLACVVILVLNRTIISPILSLASFSRSVAAGNLETPISSDYQSEFSVLRNAMVSMLESLKEKMREADNRTAEARVSAENAEQAQHAAEEATRKAESARTEGMRDAAQRLSQVVAALTAALGSLAARVDETSEGVETQTHRIAETASAVEELSASVLEIAKNAETTANLSEDSRHAAEQGSQQFATVLQDVSAIHKDFQTACDSVDDLSNKADAIGAIAQTIEDIADQTNLLALNAAIEAARAGEAGRGFAVVADEVRKLAEKTMTATREVGQSIDSIQQAVRGTLGSMGSTKEVLEKSMQEVNKAESLLGSIVSLAMESSDQVRAIATASEQQSAATGEINASVSAVSSIAEGTATAMQEAANAVEALRRQSSALAELIAELEKA from the coding sequence ATGAATATTTCTGTTAAGTTCAAGGCATTGCTGCTTGTCAGCACGATGATGCTGGTATCGCTTGGAGGATATGCTCTGCTGCTGCTCAACATGGCGACTATGGAGCAGGAATATAACGAGCAGACCAAGACCGCGGTTGAACAGAGCATCCGCACCGAGGCAGAAAAAGTTAACACATATATGGCGCTGGTGCAGGAAGGCGCCGCTGCCATAGCCATAGCCGGGCAAAATCTGCGTCATGTCCAGCAGGGGCACGAAGCGGATCTCGCCGATGACGTTGCAGCCATGCTCAAGGCGAGCCTCACCCGCTACCCCGAGGCTTCGGGATGCGGCCTCTGGTTTGAACCGGGCGCTTTCCGGGCCGATCAGCGTTATTACGGCCCCTACGCCTACTGGGACAAAGGCAAGATCGAAATGACCATGGAGTACAGCACGCCTGAGTACGATTACCCCAGGCAGCCATGGTATACTCAGGCCATTCCCGAGCAGTGGGACAGAAGCAAAAAACGCCAGGACAGCGTATACTGGTCTGCCCCGTATCTGGACGAGACCTCCCACAAGCTCATGATAACCGTGGCTGGCATCATGCATGACCGCCAAGAGCGTATTGTCGGCGTGTCCACTCTGGACGTGAGCCTGGAAAACCTCCGCAAGACCGTGGATGGCATTAGAATCACCCCCAATTCCCGCGCCTTTGCCGTTGATTGCAGAAGCGGGCTCATCGCCGCTTTTCCCGCTGATAGTGCCCTGTTGTTGCAGCCGGTGGCAAAGCTGCCCTTCAACGGGGCAAAAAACGAGCTCACCACCACAGCGCCCGGCAGCCTCGCCCAGTACACTCTTATGGTCAGCGGTCAGCCCACCACGGTTTTTTACAGCGTATCTCCCACCGGCATGGGCCTTGGCATAGCCATTCCCGACGCCGAACTCTTTGCAGAAGCCCGGCAGCTGGCCGAGAGCAACCGCCACACTGCCATGGGTGCTGTGGGCATACTCCTTGTGCTGGCCTGCGTGGTTATTCTGGTGCTGAACAGAACCATCATCAGCCCCATTCTTTCACTGGCCTCATTCTCCCGCTCTGTTGCGGCGGGCAACCTTGAAACACCCATCTCATCTGACTACCAGAGCGAATTTTCCGTTTTGCGCAACGCGATGGTATCCATGCTGGAATCGCTGAAAGAAAAAATGCGCGAAGCTGATAATCGCACCGCCGAGGCGCGCGTAAGCGCAGAAAATGCCGAGCAGGCGCAGCATGCAGCAGAAGAAGCCACCCGCAAGGCCGAAAGCGCCAGAACAGAAGGCATGCGTGACGCCGCCCAGCGCCTGAGCCAGGTTGTGGCGGCCCTCACAGCGGCCCTTGGCAGTTTGGCTGCCCGCGTGGATGAAACATCGGAAGGCGTGGAAACGCAAACACACAGGATTGCGGAAACAGCTTCTGCCGTGGAAGAACTGAGCGCATCCGTGCTCGAAATAGCCAAAAACGCGGAAACTACCGCAAATCTGTCAGAAGACTCCCGCCATGCCGCCGAGCAGGGTTCGCAGCAGTTTGCAACAGTGCTGCAGGACGTAAGCGCCATTCACAAGGATTTTCAGACTGCCTGCGACTCTGTGGACGACCTGAGCAACAAGGCTGATGCCATCGGGGCCATTGCCCAGACTATTGAAGATATTGCCGACCAGACAAACCTGCTGGCCCTCAATGCGGCCATTGAAGCCGCCCGGGCAGGCGAAGCCGGACGCGGCTTTGCCGTTGTGGCCGATGAAGTGCGCAAACTGGCGGAAAAAACCATGACCGCAACGCGCGAGGTGGGGCAGTCCATTGATTCCATCCAGCAGGCCGTGCGCGGCACCCTTGGCAGCATGGGCAGCACCAAGGAAGTGCTTGAAAAATCCATGCAGGAGGTCAACAAGGCGGAAAGCCTGCTTGGAAGTATTGTCAGCCTCGCCATGGAATCTTCCGATCAGGTGCGCGCCATCGCCACGGCTTCCGAGCAGCAGTCGGCCGCCACAGGCGAAATCAACGCCTCCGTGTCTGCCGTGAGCAGCATTGCCGAAGGCACAGCTACTGCCATGCAGGAGGCCGCCAACGCGGTTGAGGCGCTCAGGCGCCAGTCTTCTGCCCTGGCCGAACTGATAGCAGAGCTGGAAAAAGCCTAG
- a CDS encoding AsnC family transcriptional regulator, whose amino-acid sequence MTQPTAHAATTETLMDSVDRQLLDIIQTGFPLTPRPYADLGQMLGISEEESFERVRGLKARKIIRRLGANFQSAKLGFVSTLCAAKVPDDKMDDFVARVNACPGVTHNYLREHAYNIWFTLISPSREESQATLDALTEATGITILNLPATKLYKIRVDFRMDN is encoded by the coding sequence ATGACGCAGCCTACGGCCCACGCGGCCACCACCGAAACGCTGATGGACAGCGTTGACCGTCAACTGCTGGATATCATCCAGACAGGCTTTCCCCTCACGCCGCGCCCCTATGCAGATCTGGGCCAGATGCTTGGCATCAGTGAGGAAGAATCTTTTGAACGCGTGCGCGGCCTCAAGGCCCGCAAGATCATCCGCCGTCTGGGGGCCAACTTCCAGTCGGCCAAACTGGGTTTTGTGTCTACCCTGTGCGCCGCCAAGGTGCCGGACGACAAAATGGACGACTTTGTGGCGCGGGTAAACGCCTGCCCCGGCGTGACGCACAACTACCTGCGCGAGCATGCCTACAATATCTGGTTCACGCTTATCAGCCCCTCGCGGGAAGAAAGCCAGGCCACGCTTGATGCCCTCACCGAGGCCACCGGCATTACCATTCTTAACCTGCCTGCCACCAAACTGTATAAAATCCGTGTGGATTTCCGCATGGATAATTGA
- the ahbD gene encoding heme b synthase: protein MSNHPHNMGHPGGHPAGHPGGHPAGAAGNPSSGHPDGISATLRTLEDGSPACRLIAWEVTRSCNLACKHCRAEAHTEPYPGELSTEEAKALIDTFPQVGKPIIIFTGGDPMMRADVYELVAYAHSKGLPCAFSPNGTLITPENAQKIKDAGVNRCSISIDGPDAASHDSFRGVPGAFEASLRGIEYLKSVGVPFQINTTVTRNNLSSFKKIFELCESIGAAAWHIFLLVPMGRASGLADQVITAQEYEDVLHWLYDFRKSTSMHLKATCAPHYYRIMRQRAKEEGISVTPETFGMDALTRGCLGGTGFCFISHVGQVQPCGYLELNCGNVRETPFPQIWRESKYFLQFRDQSCYTGKCGVCEYHKVCGGCRARAHSMDGDHMGEEPLCTYIPAKLRRKENP from the coding sequence ATGAGCAATCACCCTCACAACATGGGGCACCCCGGCGGCCATCCCGCTGGCCATCCGGGCGGGCACCCCGCAGGCGCTGCGGGCAACCCTTCCTCCGGTCATCCGGACGGCATCTCCGCCACCCTGCGCACCCTTGAGGACGGCAGCCCCGCCTGTCGCCTCATCGCCTGGGAAGTGACCCGTTCCTGCAATCTTGCCTGCAAGCACTGCCGTGCCGAGGCCCACACGGAGCCTTACCCCGGCGAGCTTTCTACGGAAGAAGCCAAGGCGCTCATCGATACCTTTCCGCAGGTGGGCAAGCCCATCATCATCTTTACCGGCGGCGATCCCATGATGCGGGCCGACGTGTACGAGCTGGTGGCCTATGCCCACAGCAAGGGCCTGCCCTGCGCCTTTTCGCCCAACGGCACCCTCATAACCCCCGAAAACGCACAAAAAATCAAGGATGCCGGGGTCAACCGCTGCTCCATTTCCATTGACGGACCAGACGCCGCCAGTCACGACAGCTTCCGGGGCGTACCCGGCGCGTTCGAGGCTTCGCTGCGCGGCATCGAATACCTCAAATCCGTGGGCGTGCCCTTTCAGATCAACACCACGGTCACGCGCAACAATCTGAGCAGCTTCAAAAAGATATTCGAGCTGTGCGAAAGCATCGGCGCTGCCGCATGGCATATTTTTTTGCTGGTGCCCATGGGGCGCGCCTCAGGTCTGGCCGATCAGGTCATCACCGCGCAGGAATACGAAGACGTGCTGCACTGGCTGTATGATTTCCGCAAGAGCACCAGCATGCACCTCAAGGCTACCTGCGCACCGCACTACTACCGCATCATGCGCCAGCGCGCCAAGGAAGAAGGCATCAGCGTTACGCCCGAAACCTTCGGCATGGACGCGCTCACGCGCGGCTGTCTTGGCGGCACGGGCTTCTGCTTTATCAGCCATGTGGGGCAGGTGCAGCCCTGCGGCTACCTTGAGCTGAACTGCGGCAACGTGCGCGAAACTCCCTTTCCGCAGATATGGCGCGAGAGTAAATACTTTTTGCAGTTCCGCGACCAGTCCTGTTATACGGGCAAGTGCGGCGTGTGCGAATATCACAAAGTCTGCGGCGGCTGCCGCGCCCGCGCCCACAGCATGGACGGCGACCACATGGGCGAGGAGCCCCTGTGCACCTATATTCCGGCCAAACTGCGCCGCAAGGAAAACCCCTGA